In Phyllopteryx taeniolatus isolate TA_2022b chromosome 8, UOR_Ptae_1.2, whole genome shotgun sequence, one genomic interval encodes:
- the scn3b gene encoding sodium channel subunit beta-3 isoform X5, whose protein sequence is MLLIGRYRSSRSDRCKVYSFPIPAHLSQPVCVDVPSGTEAVLGKMMKLTCISCMKREEVKAKTYVDWYYMTKVEQGITPDKTLIYKYEGDLPMEMDGPFKGRLVWNGSQDLQDLSISIVNVTYNDSGVYECRVLREFEFDSFTPSAYILKNITLKSARTPQPSTRRS, encoded by the exons atgctacttatcggccgataccgatcaagccgatcagatcggtgtaaagtctactcatTTCCTATTCCAGCGCACCTGAGCCAGCCAGTATGCGTGGACGTTCCCTCGGGGACGGAGGCGGTTCTGGGAAAGATGATGAAGTTGACGTGTATCTCTTGTATGAAACGTGAGGAAGTGAAAGCCAAGACGTATGTGGACTGGTACTACATGACCAAGGTGGAACAAGGCATCACACCTGACAAAACCCTT ATATACAAGTACGAGGGTGATTTACCTATGGAGATGGATGGACCATTCAAGGGCCGCCTGGTGTGGAACGGTAGCCAGGACCTGCAAGACCTCTCCATCAGCATCGTGAACGTCACCTACAATGACAGCGGCGTCTACGAGTGCCGTGTGCTTCGCGAGTTTGAGTTTGACTCCTTCACTCCGTCAGCTTACATCTTGAAGAACATCACACTGAAG